A genomic segment from Planctomycetaceae bacterium encodes:
- a CDS encoding radical SAM protein — translation MESSAQSTPPPRTPLGDHRRQWRNCLYVYPVVSRRSRGLSIGVNLNRDKRCNFGCVYCQVNRRIKPKHVSTNLSILYDELCMVLEDALTGRIWDDRRFSSTPQELRRVNDVAFSGNGEPTCVPDFHSAVATAARALSDAVQEFDPEAAGTIKLILLTNATALTSPQVRRALPHLDKAGGEIWAKLDAGTEEQFQRVNRPAEGLTLAGIIENIVDVARDRAVVIQSLFSRLDGQAPTEQEIAAYCQRVDEIVAAGGQIKAIHVHTIARKPARRRGAEPLTNEELDAIAQQIHDSVNVPIEVFYGIVNQL, via the coding sequence ATGGAATCCTCTGCCCAATCGACGCCCCCTCCGCGCACGCCTCTGGGCGACCATCGCCGCCAGTGGCGAAACTGCCTCTACGTCTACCCCGTGGTCTCGCGCCGCAGCCGCGGGCTGAGCATCGGCGTCAACCTCAACCGCGACAAGCGATGCAACTTCGGCTGCGTCTACTGCCAGGTCAATCGCCGCATCAAGCCCAAGCACGTCTCGACGAACCTCTCGATCCTCTACGACGAACTGTGCATGGTGCTCGAAGACGCCCTCACCGGCCGCATCTGGGACGACCGGCGATTCTCCTCCACGCCCCAGGAACTGCGGCGGGTCAACGACGTGGCCTTCAGCGGCAACGGCGAACCGACCTGCGTGCCGGACTTCCACAGCGCCGTCGCCACGGCCGCCCGGGCCCTGAGCGACGCTGTCCAGGAGTTTGACCCCGAGGCGGCCGGCACGATCAAACTCATCCTGCTGACCAACGCCACCGCCCTGACCAGCCCGCAGGTCCGCCGCGCCCTGCCGCACCTGGATAAGGCCGGCGGCGAAATCTGGGCGAAGCTCGACGCCGGCACCGAGGAACAATTCCAGCGCGTCAACCGCCCCGCCGAGGGACTGACGCTGGCCGGGATCATCGAGAACATCGTCGACGTCGCTCGCGACCGGGCCGTCGTCATCCAGAGCCTCTTCTCGCGCCTCGACGGACAGGCCCCCACCGAGCAGGAGATCGCCGCCTATTGCCAGCGCGTCGACGAGATCGTCGCCGCCGGCGGACAGATCAAAGCCATTCACGTGCACACCATCGCCCGCAAACCCGCCCGCCGCCGCGGCGCCGAACCCCTGACCAACGAAGAACTAGACGCCATCGCCCAGCAGATCCACGATTCCGTCAACGTGCCCATCGAAGTATTCTACGGAATTGTGAATCAGTTGTGA
- a CDS encoding ParB/RepB/Spo0J family partition protein has protein sequence MSSSPKPVKPRLGRGLASLISNSAMADVSAAQENLQAAPAGAYAADVASPHGAEIGTAPVSASTDAGRGTEMAAAREAHGQADGGTVSIAVDLISPNPYQPRREFNETDLAELAGSIAEQGILQPLIVAVHEGPGGGAGGYVLIAGERRLRAARKIGMSAVPCIVRAATPQQMLEWALIENIQRADLNPVEKATAYRDYLDRFNLTQAQASQRLGQPRATLANYLRILDLPDAIQTLLLGGDLSFGHAKALAGLAGKEVQQLKLAKLCLHKSLSVRQLESMVSQIIAGMVPAGKTPSTRKSTSKPPYIADLEGQLTAAVGTRVEIKPARAANTGRIVVDYYSLDDFDRITGALGAKISG, from the coding sequence ATGTCGTCATCTCCCAAGCCCGTTAAGCCTCGTCTCGGCCGCGGTCTGGCCAGCTTGATCTCCAACTCGGCCATGGCCGATGTGTCGGCGGCGCAAGAGAACCTTCAGGCCGCACCGGCGGGGGCATATGCCGCTGATGTGGCGTCCCCTCATGGGGCGGAAATCGGAACGGCGCCTGTTTCAGCCTCGACCGACGCCGGCCGCGGGACGGAAATGGCCGCAGCCCGAGAAGCTCACGGCCAGGCAGACGGCGGGACCGTCTCCATCGCTGTCGATCTGATCTCGCCCAACCCGTATCAGCCGCGCCGCGAGTTCAACGAGACGGACCTGGCTGAGCTGGCCGGTTCCATCGCCGAGCAGGGGATCCTTCAGCCGCTCATCGTGGCGGTGCATGAAGGCCCCGGCGGCGGGGCGGGCGGGTACGTGCTGATCGCCGGCGAGCGGCGGCTGCGGGCGGCGCGAAAGATCGGCATGTCTGCCGTGCCGTGCATCGTGCGCGCGGCCACGCCCCAGCAGATGCTCGAGTGGGCGCTGATCGAGAACATCCAGCGGGCCGACCTGAACCCCGTCGAGAAAGCCACCGCCTACCGCGACTACCTGGACCGCTTCAACCTCACGCAGGCCCAGGCTTCCCAGCGGCTCGGTCAGCCGCGTGCGACGCTGGCCAACTACCTGCGCATCCTCGACCTGCCAGACGCCATCCAGACGCTCCTGCTGGGCGGCGACCTGAGCTTCGGACACGCCAAAGCCCTGGCGGGCCTGGCGGGCAAGGAAGTCCAGCAGCTCAAGCTGGCCAAGCTGTGTTTACATAAGTCGTTGTCTGTAAGGCAGTTAGAGTCGATGGTTTCGCAGATCATCGCCGGAATGGTCCCGGCGGGCAAAACGCCCTCGACTCGCAAGAGCACCAGCAAGCCGCCCTACATCGCCGACCTGGAAGGCCAACTGACCGCTGCCGTGGGTACACGGGTCGAGATCAAACCCGCCCGCGCCGCCAACACCGGCCGCATCGTCGTGGACTACTACAGCCTGGACGATTTCGACCGAATCACCGGCGCCCTGGGGGCGAAGATCAGCGGGTGA
- a CDS encoding helix-turn-helix transcriptional regulator — protein sequence MSTTSTFGDYLRQRREAIVVAARGAAAAGKAVPAASGAVLRGGRLSQARAGKGTMARNRQPEPRNHLSVRALAKRVGIEPSYLSKIERGLQAPPSEATIARLAAALGEDVDVMLAMAGKVSSDLQSVIRKRPALFAELIRQMKNMPERAVLRIVREVRDGDW from the coding sequence ATGAGCACAACCTCGACATTCGGAGATTATCTCAGGCAGCGGCGCGAGGCGATCGTCGTGGCGGCGCGGGGAGCCGCGGCGGCAGGGAAGGCGGTGCCTGCGGCTTCTGGCGCGGTCTTGCGCGGCGGGCGGCTGTCGCAAGCTCGCGCCGGCAAGGGCACGATGGCCCGCAATCGACAACCCGAGCCGCGCAATCATCTGTCCGTGCGGGCGCTGGCCAAGCGGGTGGGCATCGAGCCGTCGTATTTGAGCAAGATCGAGCGCGGGCTGCAGGCCCCGCCGTCGGAGGCTACCATCGCCCGCCTGGCGGCGGCCTTGGGCGAGGATGTCGACGTGATGCTGGCGATGGCCGGCAAGGTTTCCTCCGACCTGCAGAGCGTCATCCGCAAGCGCCCGGCGCTCTTTGCCGAACTGATCCGCCAGATGAAGAATATGCCCGAACGCGCCGTGCTGCGCATTGTGCGCGAAGTGCGCGACGGGGATTGGTGA